The following proteins are encoded in a genomic region of Alosa alosa isolate M-15738 ecotype Scorff River chromosome 10, AALO_Geno_1.1, whole genome shotgun sequence:
- the myl9b gene encoding myosin regulatory light polypeptide 9b has protein sequence MSSKRAKGKTTKKRPQRATSNVFAMFDQSQIQEFKEAFNMIDQNRDGFIDKEDLHDMLASLGKNPSDEYLEGMMAEAPGPINFTMFLTMFGERLNGTDPEDVIRNAFACFDEEGSGVLHEDHLRELLTTMGDRFTDEEVDELFREAPIDKKGNFNYAEFTRILKHGAKDKDDE, from the exons ATGTCCAGCAAACGCGCCAAGGGGAAGACCACCAAGAAGAGGCCACAGAGGGCCACTTCTAACGTCTTCGCCATGTTTGACCAGTCCCAGATCCAGGAGTTCAAGGAGGCCTTCAACATGATTGACCAGAACCGCGATGGCTTCATCGACAAGGAGGATCTGCACGACATGCTGGCCTCCCTGG GTAAGAACCCATCCGATGAGTACTTGGAGGGTATGATGGCCGAGGCTCCTGGTCCCATTAACTTCACAATGTTCCTCACCATGTTTGGAGAGCGCCTCAATGGCACCGACCCCGAGGACGTCATCAGAAACGCGTTTGCCTGCTTCGATGAGGAAGGATCTG GTGTCCTCCACGAAGACCACTTGCGGGAACTGCTGACCACCATGGGAGACCGCTTCACGGACGAGGAAGTGGACGAGCTCTTCAGGGAGGCACCCATCGACAAGAAGGGCAACTTCAACTACGCCGAGTTCACCCGCATCCTGAAGCACGGAGCCAAGGACAAGGATGACGAATAA